A part of Prolixibacteraceae bacterium genomic DNA contains:
- the hydE gene encoding [FeFe] hydrogenase H-cluster radical SAM maturase HydE, which yields MEQLHYDKTRRFLHECLTMNHEQYNQFLPEVEALVQQHVGDKVYFRGLIELSNICVKDCYYCGIRRTNSTAHRYQLSLDDVMSAVDISYDQHYGSIVIQAGERCDKAFVDYISSILKEIKQKYDGKLGVTLSLGEQSKATLQKWFELGAHRYLLRIETSNRELYRKWHPNNCLHDYDKRIETLRTLREVGYQVGTGVLIGGPSQTVEDLVEDLLFFQSIDVDMIGMGPFISHPNTPFYNKNETNEDLKSRYTLALRMISALRWLMPNINIAAATSLQAIDPMGREMAVKAGANIIMPNVTPKQSRVDYQLYPNKPCVDEEAWECKGCLDARLSMVDKSVGYNEWGDSPHFFERL from the coding sequence ATGGAACAGCTTCATTACGATAAGACAAGGCGTTTTTTACATGAATGCTTAACAATGAATCATGAACAGTATAATCAATTCTTACCAGAAGTGGAAGCATTGGTTCAACAGCACGTGGGAGATAAGGTCTATTTCAGAGGGTTAATAGAGTTATCTAATATCTGTGTAAAAGATTGCTATTATTGTGGCATCAGGCGAACAAATTCTACAGCCCATCGCTATCAATTGTCTTTGGATGATGTTATGTCTGCTGTGGATATATCGTATGATCAACATTATGGTTCTATTGTTATTCAAGCAGGAGAGAGGTGTGATAAGGCTTTTGTTGACTATATCTCTTCGATATTAAAAGAGATAAAACAAAAATATGACGGAAAACTAGGTGTTACATTGTCCTTGGGAGAACAATCTAAAGCAACGCTTCAAAAGTGGTTTGAATTGGGGGCTCATCGTTACCTATTAAGGATTGAAACATCTAATCGTGAACTGTATCGAAAATGGCACCCTAATAACTGTCTACATGACTATGATAAGCGTATTGAAACATTAAGAACTCTTCGAGAAGTGGGCTATCAAGTGGGTACTGGTGTTCTTATCGGAGGCCCGTCTCAAACGGTGGAGGATCTAGTCGAAGATCTCCTGTTTTTTCAGTCTATTGATGTCGATATGATTGGAATGGGACCTTTTATTTCTCACCCCAATACACCATTCTATAATAAGAATGAGACGAACGAAGATTTGAAATCACGATATACCTTGGCTTTAAGAATGATTTCAGCATTGAGGTGGTTAATGCCAAATATTAATATTGCTGCAGCGACATCTTTACAGGCTATAGATCCTATGGGGCGAGAGATGGCCGTTAAGGCTGGTGCAAATATCATCATGCCTAATGTTACTCCAAAGCAGTCTAGGGTTGATTATCAGCTCTATCCAAATAAGCCTTGTGTTGATGAAGAAGCTTGGGAGTGTAAGGGGTGTTTGGATGCTCGTTTGTCGATGGTTGATAAAAGTGTAGGCTATAATGAATGGGGTGATTCTCCTCACTTTTTTGAACGATTATAA
- a CDS encoding DUF5723 family protein: MRFNIFRTAAVLLLLFTLKTFGQNTTLYDLYGPNSMEINPAHKLRDRSTYFTLPVLNYTDFQFTTGRLNYNDITSTEDGKTVVDTEKIHRKLDRKNTIGLFTEIGLLGVGIKNNKDYYSIQIKEKALGHIRFGNGVTDLILNGTSTVDINGVVSRFNNINTGEIDLNMLHYREIALGYDRIINDKFTIGIRGKILFGMAGIETNGVSLRTQSKDLSSIEIYTAGQINVSAPIDFTMATDSNGDEYIEDLDTNFDQDYFSNFDNLGFGLDIGIEYQHNEEWLFGLSVIDLGVIGFKNNTQIYQQSHYSFKGVDISNSVNDNQPGYKELEDQSDALMDEIEQAFRIKKKADKFNMTLPTKIYITSSYTPEKWFTAGFLSKYESFNDFSETLVQLSGTIRSNVFELTSNYSWSNTSGSQVGLGLSVKAGIVHFYAATDNIIAYSNPKNGSFASIRLGLNFILD, encoded by the coding sequence ATGAGATTTAATATTTTCAGAACGGCAGCTGTCTTATTACTGTTGTTCACACTCAAAACATTCGGTCAGAATACAACACTATATGATCTATATGGGCCAAACTCAATGGAGATCAACCCAGCTCACAAACTAAGAGACAGATCGACATATTTCACGTTACCAGTACTAAATTACACCGACTTTCAATTTACAACGGGACGATTAAACTACAACGACATCACTTCAACTGAAGATGGAAAAACTGTAGTTGATACTGAAAAAATACACCGTAAATTAGACCGTAAAAATACCATTGGCTTATTTACGGAGATTGGACTGCTTGGTGTCGGAATTAAAAACAATAAAGACTACTATAGTATCCAAATTAAAGAGAAAGCTTTGGGACATATTCGCTTTGGCAATGGGGTAACCGACCTTATTCTAAATGGGACATCTACAGTCGACATTAATGGAGTTGTTTCTCGATTCAATAATATAAACACGGGAGAAATTGACCTCAACATGCTTCACTATAGAGAAATCGCTTTAGGGTACGATCGAATTATCAATGATAAATTCACAATAGGTATTCGAGGTAAAATACTCTTTGGCATGGCAGGAATTGAGACGAATGGAGTAAGCTTAAGAACTCAGTCCAAAGATCTCTCGTCTATTGAAATCTACACTGCTGGTCAAATTAATGTTTCGGCCCCTATCGACTTCACAATGGCAACAGATAGTAATGGAGATGAATATATTGAGGATCTAGATACTAATTTTGATCAAGACTACTTTAGTAATTTTGACAACCTTGGCTTTGGTCTAGACATTGGTATAGAGTACCAACACAACGAAGAGTGGTTGTTTGGTTTAAGTGTGATTGATCTTGGTGTGATAGGTTTTAAAAACAACACACAGATCTATCAACAGAGCCACTATTCTTTCAAAGGGGTAGATATCTCAAATAGTGTAAACGATAACCAACCAGGATACAAAGAGTTAGAAGATCAATCGGATGCATTAATGGATGAAATTGAACAGGCTTTTAGAATTAAAAAGAAAGCCGATAAATTCAACATGACTCTTCCTACAAAAATATATATCACCTCAAGTTATACCCCAGAAAAATGGTTCACTGCAGGATTTCTAAGCAAATATGAATCCTTCAACGATTTCTCTGAAACACTTGTTCAGCTTTCAGGAACGATTAGAAGTAATGTATTTGAACTTACTTCCAATTATTCTTGGTCGAACACATCCGGTAGTCAAGTTGGTCTTGGACTCTCAGTTAAAGCAGGAATTGTCCACTTCTATGCTGCTACAGATAACATAATTGCATACAGTAATCCCAAAAATGGAAGTTTCGCTTCTATCCGTCTTGGATTAAACTTCATTCTAGATTAA
- a CDS encoding sodium:solute symporter family protein, translating into MTITIIVIIYFAALLVLALKSNKQVKDSKDFIIAGRSGSELDITGSLLATVVGSSAILGTLNLTVSQGWAAMWFLFSASLGLWFLVPKAEAIYSHDKFTLPQLFGRFYGESAKKISSIIIPIAWVGIVAAQLVGAAKILVTLLGIGYEFAVIVAGVILIVYTVLGGQISILKTDKLQAFLIYFGIFILAISLFVKDTSVPFSTLSESFPFNQTFKISDLVILLLTYSTTFLVGPDIYSRIFSASSASIGKKSVRNVALMLIPFSIALCYVGMYINGLDLPMNSKGINFMEFLKFNTSTVMFAICSLALLSAVLSSADTTLLSASIILMDFKDRRKDRMLYVTRVLVLVLGVFSVLIALKISSIISILLTSLSFYSGAFVLPMVIALFSKMKPKGSANIAMITGGLTALIGKVLVNQGWEYGNLIIILAFVLNGFCLFFVGRSHVDHTN; encoded by the coding sequence ATGACAATTACAATTATTGTAATAATATACTTTGCAGCTCTTTTAGTGTTGGCTTTAAAGTCAAATAAGCAGGTGAAAGATTCAAAAGATTTTATTATTGCTGGAAGAAGTGGATCCGAATTAGATATAACGGGTAGTTTACTCGCTACTGTCGTGGGCAGTTCAGCCATATTAGGAACATTGAACTTAACAGTGTCACAGGGGTGGGCAGCTATGTGGTTTTTGTTCTCAGCCTCTTTGGGTCTGTGGTTTTTGGTGCCTAAAGCAGAAGCTATATATTCTCATGATAAGTTTACCTTGCCACAACTATTTGGTCGTTTTTATGGGGAGAGTGCAAAGAAGATCTCTTCGATCATTATTCCTATTGCTTGGGTAGGAATAGTCGCGGCTCAGTTGGTTGGTGCTGCAAAAATATTAGTCACACTTCTAGGGATCGGTTATGAGTTTGCTGTTATCGTCGCAGGGGTTATTTTGATTGTGTATACCGTATTAGGAGGTCAGATTTCAATATTAAAAACCGATAAACTTCAGGCATTCTTAATATATTTTGGCATTTTTATTTTGGCTATCTCATTGTTTGTGAAGGATACAAGTGTGCCATTTTCAACGTTGTCTGAGAGTTTTCCGTTCAATCAGACCTTTAAGATCTCCGATTTGGTAATTCTATTATTAACTTACTCTACGACTTTTCTTGTCGGTCCAGATATATATAGCCGTATTTTTTCGGCATCGTCTGCTTCCATTGGGAAAAAATCGGTTCGTAATGTAGCATTGATGCTTATTCCTTTTTCGATTGCTTTATGTTATGTTGGAATGTATATCAATGGGTTAGATCTTCCAATGAATAGCAAAGGAATAAATTTCATGGAGTTTTTGAAGTTTAATACATCTACCGTGATGTTTGCGATCTGTTCATTGGCTTTGTTGAGTGCAGTGTTGTCTTCTGCAGATACTACGTTACTGTCGGCATCAATTATTCTAATGGATTTTAAAGACAGACGGAAGGATCGAATGTTGTATGTGACTAGAGTACTGGTTCTTGTCTTGGGTGTCTTCTCTGTTTTAATTGCCTTGAAAATTAGCTCTATTATATCTATTCTATTGACATCACTTTCGTTTTATTCTGGAGCATTTGTATTGCCAATGGTTATTGCTTTGTTTTCAAAAATGAAACCAAAAGGGAGTGCTAATATTGCAATGATTACCGGTGGTTTAACTGCTTTGATAGGGAAGGTTTTGGTTAATCAAGGTTGGGAATATGGAAATTTGATTATAATATTGGCATTTGTATTAAATGGCTTTTGTCTTTTCTTTGTTGGTCGGTCACATGTAGACCATACAAATTAA
- a CDS encoding rubrerythrin family protein — MKSIKGTETEKNLLKAFAGESQARTRYTFFAKQARKDGYEQIAAIFDETAGNEEVHAKRFFSFLEGGEVEITAAYPAGIIGTTVQNLYEAAAGENEEWTELYPTFADIAEKEGFNTIAACFRNVAKVEVEHEKRYRKLIERLEKEEVFAREEETVWVCRHCGHVHIGKNAPKACPTCLHPQSYFEQKAYNY; from the coding sequence ATGAAAAGTATTAAAGGAACCGAAACAGAAAAGAACTTGTTAAAAGCATTCGCAGGTGAGTCTCAAGCTAGAACTCGATATACTTTCTTTGCAAAGCAAGCACGTAAAGATGGATATGAACAGATTGCTGCTATTTTTGATGAGACTGCTGGTAATGAAGAAGTTCATGCAAAACGTTTTTTCTCATTCCTAGAGGGTGGTGAGGTTGAGATAACTGCTGCTTATCCTGCTGGAATCATTGGCACTACAGTACAGAACCTTTACGAAGCTGCTGCTGGTGAGAATGAAGAGTGGACTGAATTATATCCAACTTTTGCAGATATTGCAGAAAAAGAGGGATTTAATACTATTGCTGCTTGTTTTAGAAATGTTGCAAAGGTTGAGGTAGAGCACGAGAAGCGTTATAGAAAGCTGATTGAGCGCCTTGAGAAAGAAGAGGTTTTTGCAAGAGAGGAAGAAACTGTTTGGGTTTGTCGTCATTGTGGTCATGTGCATATTGGTAAAAATGCTCCTAAAGCATGTCCAACTTGTCTACATCCTCAAAGTTATTTTGAACAAAAAGCATATAACTATTAA